TCAAGAAGCTTATTCTTTTTCTTGATGACGTTGTGTTTGAAGGATTAGTTACAATAGAAAAAGTAAAAATAATAAAATACCGCAATAGTTGATAGAATAGGTGAGTTTGCGGCTAAGGAAAAGGTCGGCACAGTGAGGAAAGGTTTGGGTGAAGATACATGAACAAGCGGCTCATATATAGAATAGCAATGCTTTTTATTGCGCTTGGTTTGCTAGAACTTGGCAATGAAGTGTTTGATATTCCTCATTATCTTTTCGGTTTTTCCGTAACGCCCGTTAACTGGCCGGAACTTTTCCTTGAAATTGCTTTAGCCGGATGTATCGGTATCTACGTAATGTATATGCTTAACTTTAACATTACTAAACGTATGATCATTGAAAAAGAGAGAGAAGCATTAATTGAGCAGTTGCAGGATGCAAACAAGCGGTTAGAGAAGCTTGATAAAGTAAAGACACAGTTTGTTGCAAATGTATCGCATGAGTTTATTAATCCTCTTACCGCGATGAGAATGTCTCTGGAATATTTTATGATGGATTCTACCGATCATATTACCAAGGATGAGAAACATACGATAGAGCTTGGTAAAAAATCAATTGATCGCTTGCTTCGATTGGTGGAGGATTTATTGGATGTATCAAAAATAGAGTCCGGTAAAGCAGTTTTGCGGAAAGAGACTATTGATGTAAAAGAACTGCTGGATGATATACTGTCTTTGTATAAAAACACCATGGCTCAAAAAGAATTAATACTCAATGTTGATATGCAAGATGATATTGGGAAAGTATGTGCTGACAGGGATAAACTCACAGAAATAATTATCAATATTTTTACGAACGCAATCAAATATACTCCTTGTGACGGCACTATAAAAATCAAGGCCAGTGGCAGTAAAGATGAGCTAAAATTTGAGATAAGTGATACGGGGCCCGGCATTCCTAAAGAATATTACGATAAGATATTTGATAAATATGAGCGGATCATTAAAGATAATCAGGAAGGAACGGGATTAGGTCTTCCAATAGCAAAAGATCTTGTAGAACTCCACAGTGGGAAGCTATGGGTTTCAAGTGAAATGGGAAAAGGAACGACATTTACCTTTACTCTCCCCCGAGCCCTAAAAGCTTAGCGCACGTAGTATAGTTTTTATTATTTTATAGCTTAAATGGAGGAGATATTATGCGAAAAAAAATTGTGGCAATAATAGGTAGTTACCGGAAGGATGGCATTACAGATCAGATCGTTAATAATGTCATGCAGGCAGCTGACCAAAATGGAGTTGAAGCGAAGAAAATACACCTGATAGATCGGCACCTTGAGTATTGCAGGAATTGCAGAACATGCACACAGGCTGAAGCAGAGAACGAACGAGGCAGATGCATCATTGATGACGATTTAAACGAAATATGCGATGAGATAGATAGCGCAGACAGCGTTATTTTTGCATCGCCGGTTAATTTTTCCACTGTTACCGCACTTATGAAACAATGTATTGAAAGATTGATAGGATATACATACTGGCCGTGGGGCGCGGCAATACCGAAAAGCAGGATAAAGAAAAAATATAAAAAGTCTTTAATTATCACTTCAAGCTCGTGTCCGTCATTTCTTGCAAAGATACTTATGCCAAATGCCCCCTATTTACTTAAAGAAGCGGCAAAGATGGTGGGTTCAAAAACTGTTAAATCACTGTATTTTGGTAAGGTGTGCGCTACTTCCGATCAGAAATTAACTGATAGACAAGTTAAAAAAGCTGTGTCTCTTGGCTCATGGCTTATAAGGGACTGAGAAATAATAATATGACAAATTTGGAGGCTCAGATTTGAGCCGTATGCAAGGCGCGTCGACGCTGGCGTGCCCTTCTGCGGCACGTCAAGGAGGAGTAACGAAGCAGACGGCCAACGATGTGCCTCCCCGAAGGGGCTGGCCGCTTTTGGGCTGCAACTGCGTCACTCATCGTTTGCGTATCGCAGGGGATACGCGGCGCTCTTCGTTCCTTGTTTCGCTCCAAAATCGACTCAGCCAAGTTGGTCATATTATTACTTCTAAGTCCCATAGGATTAGTTTTCTTACATGAAAGAAATATATGATAAAAGGTTTTAGGCATGTATGCCTTGTTGTTAAGGACATTGACCGGTCGATAGAATTTTATACAAAAAGACTCGGTTTTTCCTTGTGTAAGAAAGTTACCGTTAGCGGGCTTTATCCAGATTATCTTTTCCAAAGAAAAAAAGTAAGATTAACGTACGCTAAGTTGCACTCTCCGGAGCAGTCCAAAAAAAGTGAGCCTATGTTTGAGCTGCATTATTGGCATAATCCAAGATTTAGGCCGAGAGTGACATATGATCATATTGCGCTTACCAGCTCTGATCTTGATAATGAATATAAACGTCTTAAAAAGTGTGGCCTTACATTTATATCAAAACCAAAGAAAGCTCCGCATGGCGGAACAAAAGTATGTTTTGGGTATGATCCCGACGGACATTTGATTGAGTTTATGGAAGATATAAAGTAGAATACGTGCATATATTGTTGTAGTATTATTTCTCACATATGTTTAGAAAATAAACTATATAAAAATAGGTAGTTACCATGAAGAAAACAGTTTGTTATATTTTTATAGTTTTAAGTGTTACTATAGTTATCCAGTCTTGTGTATGGGGTGCAGAAAAATACTCTATTGGTAAAACAGATACGATACTAATAAAAAGTGATGTGCATTTTCCTGATGCACCGAGAATTTCTCATGAAGGTCCTCTTACGATCAATGATGCTCTAAAGATTGCTCTGCAGCATAATCCGAACATCAATAAGATGATACATGCAGTACAGCAATCAGTGTATATCCACTCGGCATCAACGAAAGAACGGCTACCGGTTGTAAGTACTGACTACAATTTTACCTGGTTTCAGAAGGGGCTTGATGGAGATTTTGATGGAGTAACCACTCCAATAGCATATACCACATCTTTTATGTGGGGCGCGCATGTGAAAATGCCTATCTATACCGGCGGTGCGCTTGCTTATAAAGAGAGTATCGCAAAATTCGGGATTGATGTTACGAGAATGAGGTTTTATGAAGCGAAAGCCGATCTCATACAAGAAGTCATTATTAATTATTTCAATGTGCTTAAATTACAGAATTATGTGAAAGTTGTTGCAGAAAACGTTGAGCGATTTACGCAGCATGAAGATATGACAAGAAAATACTTCAAGGTAGGTGTTGTTGGAAAGAACAACCTTTTGGAAGTGCAGGCCAAGAGAGCAAATGTTCAGCAGGATTTGATTGTTGCAGAAAAAGATCTTGTTCTCGCTAATGCCGCATTAAAAGTTAGTATGGGAATTAACATAGATTCAAAGTTTGAGCTTGAAGATATTACCACATATAAAGAACCGGACTTTTCTATTGATGAATATTATGAAGAGGCGAAAACACATAATCCGTCTCTAGTTGCTTTTACGTTCTTAAAAAAACGTGCAGAAAAAGCAATGGAGCTTGCCAAAACTCCTACCCGCCCAAAGGTAAACGCCGGATTAAGTTATTATCGACATGGAAGAACAGTTGCTTTAAAAGGAGATGATTTTTTCACCAACAATATATTGATGGGAACAGTTATATTTAAATGGGATATTTTTGACTGGTTTAAGGCTCGTGATCATGTGATGGCAAATAAGGAGGAAATCGAGCAATTGATCGAAAATCAAAAAATTATCGGCCAAAAAATATTTCTTGATATAAGGCAAGCGCATCTTAATATGCTTGCGGCAAAAAATAAGTTTTCGGTAGCTGAAAAGGGTATAGAATATGCGGAAGAAAATTATCGTATTACCAGTTTGCGGTATGAGGAACGTGTTGCGAGATCTACGGAGGTTAATGATGCGCTCGTGTTAGTTCGTAAGTCGAATTTTAATTATTATAAAGCGTTTTTTGAATATAATGTTGCATTAGCAAAGCTTGAACGGGCGACAGGTTCATCTATACATATGGACCTTTCTATAAAAGATAAGAAATAATGTTGATAAGATATATAAGAAAGAGGTAAGTGATGCATTCAAAGAATATTGTCTCTATTGTGCTGTGCGCGATATTTCTCATTTTAATAGGATATGGAGTATATGTGTTTACCGGAATGTATTTTCAGAGTCAGAAGCTGGGACGTCAGTTTGTAGAGGTGAGCGGAAGAATAGAAGGTAAAGAATATCATGCGGCGACAAAGGTTGCCGGAAGAGTTGACGAATTGTACGTAAAAGAAAGCGATACAGTAAAAGCAGGTCAGATAGTAGCATTGATATATTCCGAACAGCGTGAAGCTATGCTGGGGAGATCAGAAGCTCGATTAAAAGAAGCGCAAGCAAATCTTGAACTTGCTGAGTTGGAATATGAGCGCTACAAAAAGCTCTATGAAGAGAATGCTGTTCCAAAAATGGAATTTGATCACGTTAATAATAGATATACCCTCAAAAAAGAAGCAGTTATAGGGGCGCAAAAAGAAGTTGAGAAAAGACAGGCAGACTTAAAGGATCTAAAGATTGTTGCGCCAATATCTGGTACGGTTGTTACAAAGATTGTTCGTAAAGGTGAGGTTATTGCTGAAGGAACACCCATTATATCGATTATCAATATGAACGAACTGTATTTAAAAGTATTTTTAGCAACCGATAAGGCAGGAAAAGTATCGCTTGGAGATCAAGCGAAAATATATCCTGACAGTTACCCTGATGAAGCATTTGATGCGTATGTAAATAAGATTGCTCAAAAAGCTGAGTTTACCCCTAAGAATGTAGAAACCAAGAGCCAACGAGCTAAATTAGTGTTTCAAATTAAACTGAAAGTGATAGATAACACTGATTCTCGGTTAAAACCAGGGATGCCTTCGGATGCGGTAATAAAAATAGATAAAGCTGTTTCCTGGGATGTGTACAAGAAATAATAGTGTTGTTTCATGACGAATGCTGGTTATTCTTGCCCCTTTCAGTGGGAGGCTTTTATGAGTTCTGTTATTCATGTTAACAATGTATCGAAGAGCTATAAAGATGTTCATGCTTTATCACACGTTTCTCTCACCGTACGCCAAGGACAAATTTTCGGTCTTATTGGTCCGGACGGTGCAGGAAAAAGCACCCTCATTCATACCGCTACCGGTGTATTGCAGTTAAAAGAGGGAGAAATTACCGTTCTTGGTAAAAATGTCTCTCGTGATCCTGAAGGTGTTAAATCAGTAATAGGTTTTCTCCCTCAAGGGCTAGGTTTGTCGCTCG
This region of Candidatus Ancaeobacter aquaticus genomic DNA includes:
- a CDS encoding flavodoxin family protein produces the protein MRKKIVAIIGSYRKDGITDQIVNNVMQAADQNGVEAKKIHLIDRHLEYCRNCRTCTQAEAENERGRCIIDDDLNEICDEIDSADSVIFASPVNFSTVTALMKQCIERLIGYTYWPWGAAIPKSRIKKKYKKSLIITSSSCPSFLAKILMPNAPYLLKEAAKMVGSKTVKSLYFGKVCATSDQKLTDRQVKKAVSLGSWLIRD
- a CDS encoding VOC family protein, producing MIKGFRHVCLVVKDIDRSIEFYTKRLGFSLCKKVTVSGLYPDYLFQRKKVRLTYAKLHSPEQSKKSEPMFELHYWHNPRFRPRVTYDHIALTSSDLDNEYKRLKKCGLTFISKPKKAPHGGTKVCFGYDPDGHLIEFMEDIK
- a CDS encoding TolC family protein, translating into MKKTVCYIFIVLSVTIVIQSCVWGAEKYSIGKTDTILIKSDVHFPDAPRISHEGPLTINDALKIALQHNPNINKMIHAVQQSVYIHSASTKERLPVVSTDYNFTWFQKGLDGDFDGVTTPIAYTTSFMWGAHVKMPIYTGGALAYKESIAKFGIDVTRMRFYEAKADLIQEVIINYFNVLKLQNYVKVVAENVERFTQHEDMTRKYFKVGVVGKNNLLEVQAKRANVQQDLIVAEKDLVLANAALKVSMGINIDSKFELEDITTYKEPDFSIDEYYEEAKTHNPSLVAFTFLKKRAEKAMELAKTPTRPKVNAGLSYYRHGRTVALKGDDFFTNNILMGTVIFKWDIFDWFKARDHVMANKEEIEQLIENQKIIGQKIFLDIRQAHLNMLAAKNKFSVAEKGIEYAEENYRITSLRYEERVARSTEVNDALVLVRKSNFNYYKAFFEYNVALAKLERATGSSIHMDLSIKDKK
- a CDS encoding HAMP domain-containing sensor histidine kinase; this translates as MNKRLIYRIAMLFIALGLLELGNEVFDIPHYLFGFSVTPVNWPELFLEIALAGCIGIYVMYMLNFNITKRMIIEKEREALIEQLQDANKRLEKLDKVKTQFVANVSHEFINPLTAMRMSLEYFMMDSTDHITKDEKHTIELGKKSIDRLLRLVEDLLDVSKIESGKAVLRKETIDVKELLDDILSLYKNTMAQKELILNVDMQDDIGKVCADRDKLTEIIINIFTNAIKYTPCDGTIKIKASGSKDELKFEISDTGPGIPKEYYDKIFDKYERIIKDNQEGTGLGLPIAKDLVELHSGKLWVSSEMGKGTTFTFTLPRALKA
- a CDS encoding efflux RND transporter periplasmic adaptor subunit, whose amino-acid sequence is MHSKNIVSIVLCAIFLILIGYGVYVFTGMYFQSQKLGRQFVEVSGRIEGKEYHAATKVAGRVDELYVKESDTVKAGQIVALIYSEQREAMLGRSEARLKEAQANLELAELEYERYKKLYEENAVPKMEFDHVNNRYTLKKEAVIGAQKEVEKRQADLKDLKIVAPISGTVVTKIVRKGEVIAEGTPIISIINMNELYLKVFLATDKAGKVSLGDQAKIYPDSYPDEAFDAYVNKIAQKAEFTPKNVETKSQRAKLVFQIKLKVIDNTDSRLKPGMPSDAVIKIDKAVSWDVYKK